A single Anopheles funestus chromosome 2RL, idAnoFuneDA-416_04, whole genome shotgun sequence DNA region contains:
- the LOC125766293 gene encoding anoctamin-10 isoform X3 — MEDIKENLIPNLHFAENDEEELAEEIGLPRRPTIPSLLQRNSQINLLEQMDHSGEQSKLNELRQRKGTVRFTNSKTVQRQEKAPPPDEQTPFGESLMVIEFGENAPVEAIQWIMDKIRGRRVDGGLELLVRKEPLSKDSQTIIFHISATHMKLLEIADDMGFMKRTKSGIIRNFNVACLDEFFYDEGMALEDILTPADRQIIIKHALESIKAADDEHRIPGTKIILYHGQSIIQAAQGAELIGNLYSLHDKRTLKELRHRWIKPARVQPIDEIRDYFGESVGMYFSFLGFYTYALVVPTVFGFLQLGLSEETETVPFFCVFYVVWMKVFLELWKRKSSSHAYRWGTITMTNLDEPRPGYYGKLARDPITGKWTPQYPKWKTYVQMYCVTAPIILLCMGIAAFVTIFQFYVEAYLAELFGPDAYILYLPSVVNAIYIAVSTLAYDRLATYLTDKENHRTQSQYERHRVNKLIVLEFVNNFLCLFYIAFILQDMKMLKTQLMMQLIVLQFLQNVFENLYPYLKKKVGLKIVRLFVKSNYEKLKEAHESYDEMGLHSLDDDDPRVLQNRKETILEEYNTYDDYLELYIQFGYVVLFSSVAPLTAFWAILNNVIEIRLDAYKLCSFFKRPFARRTKNIGAWQLAFETLAVISILTNCGILYLSPHMRELGAGFTRESYTLTFLIIEHVLLGLTWFIYKAIPDTPHWVRVALAKAEHESRQALKRENAQRSRNVLFRRFRSVYDTHSMLN, encoded by the exons ATGGAAGACATAAAGG AAAATCTAATACCGAATCTACACTTTGCGGAAAACGATGAGGAAGAACTAGCGGAAGAGATTGGTCTACCGAGACGTCCAACCATCCCATCTCTATTGCAGCGAAATTCCCAAATTAATCTGCTCGAACAGATGGATCACAGTGGCGAACAGAGCAAGCTAAATGAGCTGCGGCAACGCAAGGGTACGGTGCGTTTCACGAACTCGAAAACCGTCCAAAGGCAGGAGAAGGCACCGCCACCGGATGAACAGACACCATTCGGTGAAAGTCTTATGGTGATAGAGTTTGGTGAAAATGCCCCAGTGGAAGCGATACAGTGGATTATGGACAAAATTCGTGGACGACGGGTTGACGGTGGTTTAGAACTGCTCGTACGAAAAGAACCGCTAAGCAA AGACAGTCAAACGATCATATTTCACATCTCCGCCACGCACATGAAGCTGCTCGAGATTGCGGACGATATGGGGTTCATGAAGCGCACCAAATCGGGCATCATTCGCAACTTTAACGTTGCCTGTTTGGATGAGTTTTTCTACGACGAAGGTATGGCGCTGGAAGACATCCTAACACCCGCCGACCGGCAGATAATTATCAAACATGCACTGGAATCGATCAAGGCGGCCGACGACGAACATCGGATACCGGGCACGAAGATTATTCTCTACCACGGCCAATCGATCATACAGGCGGCACAGGGTGCGGAGCTGATCGGCAATCTTTACTCGCTGCATGATAAGCGAACGTTGAAGGAGTTACGCCATCGGTGGATAAAACCGGCCCGCGTTCAACCGATCGACGAGATACGGGACTATTTCGGTGAGAGTGTCGGGATGTACTTTTCCTTCCTTGGGTTTTACACGTACGCGCTCGTGGTGCCAACGGTGTTCGGCTTTCTGCAGCTTGGCCTATCGGAGGAAACGGAAACCGTACCGTTCTTCTGCGTGTTCTACGTCGTCTGGATGAAGGTGTTTCTCGAGCTGTGGAAGCGCAAAAGTTCATCCCACGCGTACCGGTGGGGTACGATCACGATGACGAATCTGGACGAACCACGGCCCGGTTACTATGGGAAGCTGGCGCGCGATCCCATCACCGGCAAGTGGACACCCCAGTACCCAAAGTGGAAAACGTACGTGCAGATGTACTGCGTAACGGCACCGATCATTCTGCTGTGCATGGGCATTGCCGCGTTTGTGACGATCTTTCAGTTCTACGTCGAGGCGTACCTGGCGGAACTGTTTGGACCGGATGCGTACATTCTCTACCTACCGTCGGTGGTGAACGCGATCTACATTGCCGTATCGACGCTGGCGTACGATCGGTTAGCGACGTACCTCACGGATAAGGAAAACCATCGCACACAAAGCCAGTACGAGCGACACCGCGTGAATAAGCTGATCGTGCTTGAGTTCGTCAACAATTTCTTGTGCCTGTTCTACATCGCGTTTATACTGCAGGACATGAAGATGCTTAAAACACAGCTCATGATGCAGCTGATCGTGCTACAGTTTCTGCAGAACGTGTTCGAAAATCTGTACCCATACCTGAAGAAGAAAGTTGGCCTCAAGATTGTACGATTGTTTGTGAAATCGAAT TACGAGAAACTGAAGGAAGCACATGAATCGTACGACGAAATGGGACTGCATTCGCTGGACGATGATGATCCGCGGGTACTACAGAACCGCAAGGAAACGATTCTGGAAGAGTACAACACTTACGACGATTACCTAGAGCTGTACATACAGTTCGGTTACGTAGTGTTGTTTTCCTCGGTAGCACCACTAACCGCTTTCTGGGCCATTCTGAACAATGTGATCGAGATACGGCTCGATGCGTACAAGCTGTGCAGCTTCTTCAAGCGACCGTTTGCACGCCGTACGAAAAATATCGGCGCCTGGCAGTTAGCGTTTGAAACGCTGGCTGTGATTTCCATTCTGACCAACTGTGGCATTCTCTATCTTTCGCCTCACATGAG AGAGCTTGGTGCCGGTTTTACCCGGGAGTCGTACACCCTTACCTTCCTCATTATTGAACATGTGCTGCTTGGATTAACCTGGTTCATCTACAAAGCCATCCCCGATACACCGCACTGGGTGCGTGTGGCTTTGGCAAAAGCAGAACATGAATCGCGCCAAGCACTGAAACGTGAG AATGCACAACGATCTCGCAACGTGCTGTTTCGCAGGTTTCGTAGCGTATACGATACACATTCGATGCTGAACTAA
- the LOC125766293 gene encoding anoctamin-10 isoform X1, translating to MSTNGTVFGIASNRFGQLTVMNVKRPTKSVRDSSFLRKGTERIKNLIPNLHFAENDEEELAEEIGLPRRPTIPSLLQRNSQINLLEQMDHSGEQSKLNELRQRKGTVRFTNSKTVQRQEKAPPPDEQTPFGESLMVIEFGENAPVEAIQWIMDKIRGRRVDGGLELLVRKEPLSKDSQTIIFHISATHMKLLEIADDMGFMKRTKSGIIRNFNVACLDEFFYDEGMALEDILTPADRQIIIKHALESIKAADDEHRIPGTKIILYHGQSIIQAAQGAELIGNLYSLHDKRTLKELRHRWIKPARVQPIDEIRDYFGESVGMYFSFLGFYTYALVVPTVFGFLQLGLSEETETVPFFCVFYVVWMKVFLELWKRKSSSHAYRWGTITMTNLDEPRPGYYGKLARDPITGKWTPQYPKWKTYVQMYCVTAPIILLCMGIAAFVTIFQFYVEAYLAELFGPDAYILYLPSVVNAIYIAVSTLAYDRLATYLTDKENHRTQSQYERHRVNKLIVLEFVNNFLCLFYIAFILQDMKMLKTQLMMQLIVLQFLQNVFENLYPYLKKKVGLKIVRLFVKSNYEKLKEAHESYDEMGLHSLDDDDPRVLQNRKETILEEYNTYDDYLELYIQFGYVVLFSSVAPLTAFWAILNNVIEIRLDAYKLCSFFKRPFARRTKNIGAWQLAFETLAVISILTNCGILYLSPHMRELGAGFTRESYTLTFLIIEHVLLGLTWFIYKAIPDTPHWVRVALAKAEHESRQALKRENAQRSRNVLFRRFRSVYDTHSMLN from the exons ATGTCCACAAATGGTACGGTTTTCGGTATAGCTTCCAACAGGTTCGGTCAGCTGACGGTGATGAATGTAAAGCGCCCCACCAAATCCGTCCGTGATTCATCCTTTCTCCGGAAAGGCACTGAACGTATCA AAAATCTAATACCGAATCTACACTTTGCGGAAAACGATGAGGAAGAACTAGCGGAAGAGATTGGTCTACCGAGACGTCCAACCATCCCATCTCTATTGCAGCGAAATTCCCAAATTAATCTGCTCGAACAGATGGATCACAGTGGCGAACAGAGCAAGCTAAATGAGCTGCGGCAACGCAAGGGTACGGTGCGTTTCACGAACTCGAAAACCGTCCAAAGGCAGGAGAAGGCACCGCCACCGGATGAACAGACACCATTCGGTGAAAGTCTTATGGTGATAGAGTTTGGTGAAAATGCCCCAGTGGAAGCGATACAGTGGATTATGGACAAAATTCGTGGACGACGGGTTGACGGTGGTTTAGAACTGCTCGTACGAAAAGAACCGCTAAGCAA AGACAGTCAAACGATCATATTTCACATCTCCGCCACGCACATGAAGCTGCTCGAGATTGCGGACGATATGGGGTTCATGAAGCGCACCAAATCGGGCATCATTCGCAACTTTAACGTTGCCTGTTTGGATGAGTTTTTCTACGACGAAGGTATGGCGCTGGAAGACATCCTAACACCCGCCGACCGGCAGATAATTATCAAACATGCACTGGAATCGATCAAGGCGGCCGACGACGAACATCGGATACCGGGCACGAAGATTATTCTCTACCACGGCCAATCGATCATACAGGCGGCACAGGGTGCGGAGCTGATCGGCAATCTTTACTCGCTGCATGATAAGCGAACGTTGAAGGAGTTACGCCATCGGTGGATAAAACCGGCCCGCGTTCAACCGATCGACGAGATACGGGACTATTTCGGTGAGAGTGTCGGGATGTACTTTTCCTTCCTTGGGTTTTACACGTACGCGCTCGTGGTGCCAACGGTGTTCGGCTTTCTGCAGCTTGGCCTATCGGAGGAAACGGAAACCGTACCGTTCTTCTGCGTGTTCTACGTCGTCTGGATGAAGGTGTTTCTCGAGCTGTGGAAGCGCAAAAGTTCATCCCACGCGTACCGGTGGGGTACGATCACGATGACGAATCTGGACGAACCACGGCCCGGTTACTATGGGAAGCTGGCGCGCGATCCCATCACCGGCAAGTGGACACCCCAGTACCCAAAGTGGAAAACGTACGTGCAGATGTACTGCGTAACGGCACCGATCATTCTGCTGTGCATGGGCATTGCCGCGTTTGTGACGATCTTTCAGTTCTACGTCGAGGCGTACCTGGCGGAACTGTTTGGACCGGATGCGTACATTCTCTACCTACCGTCGGTGGTGAACGCGATCTACATTGCCGTATCGACGCTGGCGTACGATCGGTTAGCGACGTACCTCACGGATAAGGAAAACCATCGCACACAAAGCCAGTACGAGCGACACCGCGTGAATAAGCTGATCGTGCTTGAGTTCGTCAACAATTTCTTGTGCCTGTTCTACATCGCGTTTATACTGCAGGACATGAAGATGCTTAAAACACAGCTCATGATGCAGCTGATCGTGCTACAGTTTCTGCAGAACGTGTTCGAAAATCTGTACCCATACCTGAAGAAGAAAGTTGGCCTCAAGATTGTACGATTGTTTGTGAAATCGAAT TACGAGAAACTGAAGGAAGCACATGAATCGTACGACGAAATGGGACTGCATTCGCTGGACGATGATGATCCGCGGGTACTACAGAACCGCAAGGAAACGATTCTGGAAGAGTACAACACTTACGACGATTACCTAGAGCTGTACATACAGTTCGGTTACGTAGTGTTGTTTTCCTCGGTAGCACCACTAACCGCTTTCTGGGCCATTCTGAACAATGTGATCGAGATACGGCTCGATGCGTACAAGCTGTGCAGCTTCTTCAAGCGACCGTTTGCACGCCGTACGAAAAATATCGGCGCCTGGCAGTTAGCGTTTGAAACGCTGGCTGTGATTTCCATTCTGACCAACTGTGGCATTCTCTATCTTTCGCCTCACATGAG AGAGCTTGGTGCCGGTTTTACCCGGGAGTCGTACACCCTTACCTTCCTCATTATTGAACATGTGCTGCTTGGATTAACCTGGTTCATCTACAAAGCCATCCCCGATACACCGCACTGGGTGCGTGTGGCTTTGGCAAAAGCAGAACATGAATCGCGCCAAGCACTGAAACGTGAG AATGCACAACGATCTCGCAACGTGCTGTTTCGCAGGTTTCGTAGCGTATACGATACACATTCGATGCTGAACTAA
- the LOC125766293 gene encoding anoctamin-10 isoform X2, with translation MSTNGTVFGIASNRFGQLTVMNVKRPTKSVRDSSFLRKGTERIKNLIPNLHFAENDEEELAEEIGLPRRPTIPSLLQRNSQINLLEQMDHSGEQSKLNELRQRKGTVRFTNSKTVQRQEKAPPPDEQTPFGESLMVIEFGENAPVEAIQWIMDKIRGRRVDGGLELLVRKEPLSKDSQTIIFHISATHMKLLEIADDMGFMKRTKSGIIRNFNVACLDEFFYDEGMALEDILTPADRQIIIKHALESIKAADDEHRIPGTKIILYHGQSIIQAAQGAELIGNLYSLHDKRTLKELRHRWIKPARVQPIDEIRDYFGESVGMYFSFLGFYTYALVVPTVFGFLQLGLSEETETVPFFCVFYVVWMKVFLELWKRKSSSHAYRWGTITMTNLDEPRPGYYGKLARDPITGKWTPQYPKWKTYVQMYCVTAPIILLCMGIAAFVTIFQFYVEAYLAELFGPDAYILYLPSVVNAIYIAVSTLAYDRLATYLTDKENHRTQSQYERHRVNKLIVLEFVNNFLCLFYIAFILQDMKMLKTQLMMQLIVLQFLQNVFENLYPYLKKKVGLKIVRLFVKSNYEKLKEAHESYDEMGLHSLDDDDPRVLQNRKETILEEYNTYDDYLELYIQFGYVVLFSSVAPLTAFWAILNNVIEIRLDAYKLCSFFKRPFARRTKNIGAWQLAFETLAVISILTNCGILYLSPHMRELGAGFTRESYTLTFLIIEHVLLGLTWFIYKAIPDTPHWVRVALAKAEHESRQALKREE, from the exons ATGTCCACAAATGGTACGGTTTTCGGTATAGCTTCCAACAGGTTCGGTCAGCTGACGGTGATGAATGTAAAGCGCCCCACCAAATCCGTCCGTGATTCATCCTTTCTCCGGAAAGGCACTGAACGTATCA AAAATCTAATACCGAATCTACACTTTGCGGAAAACGATGAGGAAGAACTAGCGGAAGAGATTGGTCTACCGAGACGTCCAACCATCCCATCTCTATTGCAGCGAAATTCCCAAATTAATCTGCTCGAACAGATGGATCACAGTGGCGAACAGAGCAAGCTAAATGAGCTGCGGCAACGCAAGGGTACGGTGCGTTTCACGAACTCGAAAACCGTCCAAAGGCAGGAGAAGGCACCGCCACCGGATGAACAGACACCATTCGGTGAAAGTCTTATGGTGATAGAGTTTGGTGAAAATGCCCCAGTGGAAGCGATACAGTGGATTATGGACAAAATTCGTGGACGACGGGTTGACGGTGGTTTAGAACTGCTCGTACGAAAAGAACCGCTAAGCAA AGACAGTCAAACGATCATATTTCACATCTCCGCCACGCACATGAAGCTGCTCGAGATTGCGGACGATATGGGGTTCATGAAGCGCACCAAATCGGGCATCATTCGCAACTTTAACGTTGCCTGTTTGGATGAGTTTTTCTACGACGAAGGTATGGCGCTGGAAGACATCCTAACACCCGCCGACCGGCAGATAATTATCAAACATGCACTGGAATCGATCAAGGCGGCCGACGACGAACATCGGATACCGGGCACGAAGATTATTCTCTACCACGGCCAATCGATCATACAGGCGGCACAGGGTGCGGAGCTGATCGGCAATCTTTACTCGCTGCATGATAAGCGAACGTTGAAGGAGTTACGCCATCGGTGGATAAAACCGGCCCGCGTTCAACCGATCGACGAGATACGGGACTATTTCGGTGAGAGTGTCGGGATGTACTTTTCCTTCCTTGGGTTTTACACGTACGCGCTCGTGGTGCCAACGGTGTTCGGCTTTCTGCAGCTTGGCCTATCGGAGGAAACGGAAACCGTACCGTTCTTCTGCGTGTTCTACGTCGTCTGGATGAAGGTGTTTCTCGAGCTGTGGAAGCGCAAAAGTTCATCCCACGCGTACCGGTGGGGTACGATCACGATGACGAATCTGGACGAACCACGGCCCGGTTACTATGGGAAGCTGGCGCGCGATCCCATCACCGGCAAGTGGACACCCCAGTACCCAAAGTGGAAAACGTACGTGCAGATGTACTGCGTAACGGCACCGATCATTCTGCTGTGCATGGGCATTGCCGCGTTTGTGACGATCTTTCAGTTCTACGTCGAGGCGTACCTGGCGGAACTGTTTGGACCGGATGCGTACATTCTCTACCTACCGTCGGTGGTGAACGCGATCTACATTGCCGTATCGACGCTGGCGTACGATCGGTTAGCGACGTACCTCACGGATAAGGAAAACCATCGCACACAAAGCCAGTACGAGCGACACCGCGTGAATAAGCTGATCGTGCTTGAGTTCGTCAACAATTTCTTGTGCCTGTTCTACATCGCGTTTATACTGCAGGACATGAAGATGCTTAAAACACAGCTCATGATGCAGCTGATCGTGCTACAGTTTCTGCAGAACGTGTTCGAAAATCTGTACCCATACCTGAAGAAGAAAGTTGGCCTCAAGATTGTACGATTGTTTGTGAAATCGAAT TACGAGAAACTGAAGGAAGCACATGAATCGTACGACGAAATGGGACTGCATTCGCTGGACGATGATGATCCGCGGGTACTACAGAACCGCAAGGAAACGATTCTGGAAGAGTACAACACTTACGACGATTACCTAGAGCTGTACATACAGTTCGGTTACGTAGTGTTGTTTTCCTCGGTAGCACCACTAACCGCTTTCTGGGCCATTCTGAACAATGTGATCGAGATACGGCTCGATGCGTACAAGCTGTGCAGCTTCTTCAAGCGACCGTTTGCACGCCGTACGAAAAATATCGGCGCCTGGCAGTTAGCGTTTGAAACGCTGGCTGTGATTTCCATTCTGACCAACTGTGGCATTCTCTATCTTTCGCCTCACATGAG AGAGCTTGGTGCCGGTTTTACCCGGGAGTCGTACACCCTTACCTTCCTCATTATTGAACATGTGCTGCTTGGATTAACCTGGTTCATCTACAAAGCCATCCCCGATACACCGCACTGGGTGCGTGTGGCTTTGGCAAAAGCAGAACATGAATCGCGCCAAGCACTGAAACGTGAG GAATAG